In Prunus dulcis chromosome 1, ALMONDv2, whole genome shotgun sequence, the following are encoded in one genomic region:
- the LOC117616164 gene encoding S-protein homolog 2-like, translating into MEGKAMQHFCYSVLFLALAFGPSMICSGLPIMTKRFVRIVNLLDNKQLVYHCRSQDDDLGERTLGPKQEWEFEFHLDFESYFNCEFWHSNDHHQKFDVFVPSDKFVHRCGGAHCIWHVEETGFFLYHIKTGWWEKSYDWQIGG; encoded by the coding sequence ATGGAGGGAAAAGCAATGCAGCATTTCTGCTATTCTGTGCTCTTCTTGGCTTTGGCATTTGGCCCAAGTATGATCTGCTCTGGTCTTCCCATCATGACAAAGCGCTTTGTGCGCATTGTTAACTTGCTCGACAACAAGCAACTTGTCTACCATTGCCGTTCACAAGATGATGATCTTGGTGAACGAACTCTCGGTCCAAAGCAGGAGTGGGAATTTGAATTCCATCTGGACTTCGAGAGCTATTTCAATTGTGAGTTTTGGCACTCCAATGACCACCATCAGAAGTTCGATGTGTTTGTTCCCAGTGATAAGTTTGTTCACAGGTGTGGGGGGGCTCATTGCATTTGGCATGTAGAAGAGACCGGATTCTTCTTATATCACATCAAGACTGGATGGTGGGAAAAATCTTATGACTGGCAAATAGGAGGATGA